The window TAAAAATATTGGGAATTAGACCAGACATCTTGTGAAAACAAACACAGATTGGAGGACCAGCTAGCCCAGTTCTGTGAATCAATTTAAGCTTTTAAAACCACAAGGTAAAGTTTTCAAGCTGCGAAGCTGGAATTGAACCAAAACCTCAGGCTGTGATCAGGATAGAAGATGTTGGTTTACTGCATCCCTGACACGGCCAGTGACTACAAACACATGTGAAATGCCTCAGGGCTGAGAAAAGCCCTGGTAAAGGGTTAAAATGAGAAAGGAGCTCCCTGAAACGCCCCCGACTGGACCCCGCCTCCCACTTATAAAAACCTGATCTCCGCGAAGTCTGAAGCACTTGGAGAAAGATAGAGTGACAGAAAGATACAGTGAGAGAAAAAacggagagagagcgagagagagagagagagagagacaagacagagagagagagacagagacagagagacagagggagggaggggtggaaagAGGCAGTGAGAGGGGACGCTTGAAAAGAAGTAGCCAGATTAAAGTGGGGGAAAAAAGTTGTCTTAGTGAGGGAAAGAGGTCCTGACAGTGACCCAAATATGAATTGTTGAAAATTGTCCCTTTCGTTTTGTCGGATTCAATCTGCTGGGTTTTAAGGGACAAGAAAAAGGGAAAAGCAGGAAGGACCCTCTGGGCGAGTAAACCCCGCTTGAGCACCGATGTCTTTCGCCATGCTGAGATCGGTGCCCAGCCGTTGCCTGTACCCGGAGATCAGCATGCTGTCAGAAGGAGATGAGGAACTCGACAGCGAGAGCTCAGGTTCAGAGACATCTTTCAGCCTGGGACCTTACGGTGGTGCAGGaggaaagaggaagaggaaggcCAGGGTGCCAGGAGTCATTAGACAAAGACAAGCTGCAAATGCCAGGGAGAGAGACAGGACCAACAGCGTTAACATGGCATTCACGGCCCTCAGGACCCTCATCCCCACCGAACCTGCTGACAGGAAACTCTCCAAAATAGAGACGCTGCGACTGGCTTCAAGTTACATCTCCCACCTGGGGAACGTGCTGTTGCTGGGAGAAGCTGGGGATGGCCAACCCTGTCACACCAGCACGTCCAGCTACTACCCCGGCAGCAGAGTCACTGAGACCGAGAGCAGCCAGCCCAAACAGATCTGCACTTTCTGCCTCAGCAACCAGCGGAGAATGGTATGTACAAACGGtcctcttgggggggggggggggggggtgaggggtaggTGAAACCAGTCATCTTGAGTCTACTTCTAACTTTCAGCCAGGACCGCCTTTGTCTGCACCCAATCTCCGCACAAATAACATGCAAAGCTGCCTTTGAACGCAAGGACCAGCATTGTATTTATTTTTCCCATATGTGTAAAATTTCATTCAGCTGGTTACTAGAGAACTGGAGTTTATATTGAGGCTAAGATAACACAGAGAGCATTGACAATTAATCTTTGCTATGCGTCTCTGTCCCGAATCTCCGGATAATTTAGATCTATAGTGGCAACtctggaaccagagggcacagcctgagaatagagggatgtccatttagaactgagatgaggagaattttcattagccagagggcagtcaatttgtggaattcatcaccacagagGAGTCAAGTCATtcagaatatttaaagcagaggttgataggttcttgattagtcagggcatcaaaggttacagagagaaggcagaagaatggggttgagaggaataataaattagccatgatggaatgacggagcagactcgatgggccaattggtctaattctgttgctatgtcttatagtctaaagTAGCACAGGAAGAGGATTGCCAATTAATCTTGGCCATGAGTTTTCACACatttctgtcctgaatctccgaATAATTTAAATTGCATTAGGTCTTTGTCTAGTCCTGAGAAGTTAACTCTTGCAGCAAGTTTAGAAAACAGTACATTTTTCTAAACAATAGTCAACTATAGTCAATTAGTCCAGGCAATGAATAAATTTAGAACCAAATGCAAGGTGCAACAGGCAACCTTGAGCACTACTCAGCCTTCACCAAGAATCTCAAACTCTTCAAAAATTTTGTGCAAAATGATGCTGCACGAGGATTTAATTCCTGAGCAATTCCGTTTACTGGGGTTGCATTTCCACAGACGTGCCAAACTAAGCAATTCATTCTCTAAAGTGTGACGAATGTTTAATGCTACATTAAACCCAAGCAGCAAAAGGAATTGTGCCACTATTGGGTGTAGCACTGCATTCTCGCCTGAGCCAGAGCATTTTAGACTTCTGTCCCATTCAGGCTGTCataatactactactactaataaaaATACTaataacaataatataaatacaaGCCTAATCCAATTTTGGTCATGTgtcctacaaattatatcatGACTGATCTATAAAGGACAATTCATAATAACCATCcaaatataataatacaggataaacaagcaagaacaacccacttaatagatatagctatTCCAaatacacataacttacagaaatcaataacaaaaagcaccagaaatatgctgaattaaaagaggaaattgaaagactatggaatatgaacaaggtatacattgtcccaataataATAatgtcatcccaaagtcactacacaatagtattaaacaattaggcctacaaaGCAATATTTATGCAcacctccagaaagccacaatactaaacatcactagaatagtccaaaaaaTTCCTagtaattgagaaatgagtgtgcttgactATGCCTgtatctcaggttttaccagtttgagctgtgaaaaaaataaaaacaataatacTGTAACTTATTCTTTGAGCACTTTTCACACAGACAATGTGATTCAGAGtgatttacaatgggataaagtgcgagcatgaaaataatattttaaaaaacacaaagataaaagatgttagttaaagcAAGGTTAGATAAATAGGTTTTGGGCTGGTGTTTAAAACTGCCAACTGAgcctgcatcccttatagttttaggtgtTGAATTCCAGTTTAGGAatgtagttcaaaaaagctgacctgccaattatctcttGAGGGAGATTGCTTAAAGTTACGAGAGCAGTGGAAAAAGACCTGAAAGCCCGAGCAGGATTATAGGGCATACGTTAAGCACGTTGTTAACTCAGCCTCCAATTCTAAAATATCCTATAGTGCTATTTTGAAAAGAGCTGATTTTAACCAAACCCTCTGTCAATGTTTTTAAAACAAACCATGTAGACATCACCACAATACTGACTGTGGGAGCTTTCCATGCACCAGGGGTTGCCACGTTTCCTACATCGACACTGAATATCTGACAGAGTATCTTACTGCTGGGAAGTGTTTTGAAAAATTCAGAAAGGCATAGGGGCAGTAGGGAAGCGCAAACTTTGTTTTTATTTACGTCTTGCAGCATATAATTTGGAGAGACTCACCACTAAATAGATAATGTAGGTGCAAAAAAAGTTAAGAGATTGGTTATCAGAATATTTTTGATTCAAATCCTAGTTTAAGTCCCCATACCACGCAAGCTTCTTTAACGTTTGTCTTTCATCAAGTTTCAAATCAACATGATTGCGCCTTGTGGTCAAAAGATGCATGATCTCCCAGGGCCCGCGCGTGTACAAACCACGGGAAGATTTCAAGGCAACTATATGGTGCCAACATCGCATACACCACATGCCAATTGGTGCAAACAGACCACAACAGATCAACTGTCACTCTTAACTAACAGATCTTAACCACTATCCTAAAAGGCAAAAAGGACAAACATCTTCCTTTGCAATCTGCACTGTCTGCAGTCACTTGAAGAAAAGTTACTGAAATTAAGAGGCCCTATGGATGTGAATGACATTAAGAGAGAGACCCCTGAATTTTATTTGCCCCTCGAGCAactagcgtagtggttagtgtgacactacacAGCTCGGAGTTTGgtgttcaattccaacatccctgtaagaagtttgtacactcTTCCTGTATAAGCGTGGCTTTTCTTTGGAGGCTCCAGCTTCCTCTGACAgtctactggttagtaggttaattagtcattgtaaattggcctgtgattaggccaggtaGGTTGGGGTACGGTGCAGCTCCCTGGgccaaaataaacaataaacaataaaaaaaaaacagacgacaaacaaacaaataaatacataaatatcaagAAGCCCGCTGGAACCAGGTTAACTGGTTGGTCATTTTCCCGCAATAACTCTATATTCTTTGATATTTAACAATTAATGGGAGCTTGCCACGCACTGTTTGAAAAATAATTTCACTATCAGGTAATGACTACATTTCACCTTGTAGGGCCCCAGCGTGAAATGTTTCCCCTTTGCCTCCACGGCTGCTGCTCAACTTGCCAAATTCCCCTCAGCCGCGTGTCCCTTGCTCGAGATCCCAGCACCCGTCGTCTTTCATATCCCAAGCATAATTTATTAGCTTGAAGTGTAGACAGGAGCCCTGAGACTACAAGAGTCACCACTCAAGAACGTGGCACTCTCAGTAAAAAATATTTTGCTGATTATGACCAGGTTTAAATTTTAGGTGAGGGCTTGCCATTAAAAATAGACAGAAGCAATGAgaaatttgatgggccaaatggttcaATTCTGCCCCCGTCTTACCGTCTTATTTCAATCATCACTTCAGCTCACAGATGGTCGTGAAAGGATGCACAAGTGGCTCCTACCACATAGGACCACCTTTGATTTCCGACCATCAAAATGCTCTATTTTACTgcttgggatctcattgaaagagcTAGTTATCAATACTCCTGACCCTCCAATTTTACAGACATGGGGTTCTGAATATCACATCGTTcaattaaacacacacacacacacacacaaatacaaacATGCAAGCTTTGCATTTCATACCAATGTCTGCTGGATACTAATAAAATCAAAAATAAGTTTCACTATGCACAGTTTAAGATATTTGAAGTAACATCCTCCTTTTGGTTGATACTTATGATCAGGAATGCACAGACTATAAAGGCAATTAATTCAGATTATTTAATAATTTTTCCAAGCGGAATTAAATAAATGAGAAATATTGCTTTGCAGAAAGTGAGAGAGAATTGGATAGCTCTTTTAAATTGCCAACCCAGTCACAACAGGCCATATGAACCCTTTTAAACTGCTTGGATGCACATTTCATTCTATAAAAATGTCAGACTGGCAATTATCCAACATCTCTCGTCCCTTTTAGAATCTCCCAAAGTGCTCTGTATCCACTGAAGTACTTTCGAAAAACAGTCATTACCACAAGAAGAAAAACAGAGGCCAGTTAGCATACAAAAGCAAAGAGAAAGTGACCTAATAACTGTCTAAGGAAGAACTATTGTGCTGAAGGCAAAGAGCCCAGTTCACCAGATCTTCTTCACAATAATCCACGTGGAGAGAGCAACCTTGTGTTCAGGTATCACCCAAAAGGTGGCACGTACCTTTGCTCACCTTGCCCTGCACTACAGCACCAAGGTAGGTTATAATGCTATGATTCTGGGCAGTGTGACCAGGAATGATGAAGTAAGACCACTGATCTGACACCACAGTACAAGTTCAAATCTTCTGATAGATGTGCAACAAGAGACCATATCCCCTTTGTGCTTGCTTTGTCAATCAGTAAGCTCACAGCTGATCTTTGACACTCATCCCATATCCTCAGTCTCTTAAGAATACACTCAGCAGCTGAGCTCCCACTTGGGACACTCGGAAGCTGTATTACTCTCTGTGAGAAATTTCTTACCTCAGGCTTAGCCCAAAGGGGATaacacaggagatgtcaggggtagtttttttttaaacagagagtggaGGCTTCATGGAACACcttggtggtggtagaggcaggtatgttagggacatttaagagactcttagataggacgATGGATGATAGAAATATGGAATGTGACAGGGAAGTGTTAGGTTGAtgctggagtaggttaaaaggttggcataacatcaCGTATTGTTTTATGCACAGTCCTGAGTGGCTAACCATTTGTATATGTAAGTATGTAATTATTTGGCCCAAGAGCACGAAGTGAGCAAACCTTTCCGGCCCTTTGaaccacactgccccagcaactcTTGACAGACCCGATTAACCCAaaaactaatcacaggacaatttacctaccagttaacctacctagtctgtctttggactgtgggaggtgactggagcacccagaggaaaccacacATTCTGTAGCGAGGATGTACAGACAGAAAGGCGCTGggattgaattccaaactccaggacacccccaagctgtaatagcgacgcactaaccgctacactactgtggcacccattTATATAAAGACTCTGGTTCTTGACACCATGGCCAAAGGAAACATTATTTCTGCACCAACCCTGTACAGCATTTCCCATAACTTTTTAATGAGAATATTGAGAGGTGCAAAGAGGCATTTCAGTCATCACTATTATGCTGGCTCTCTAGAGCTTTCCTTTCAATCTCACCTGACCTCCATCCCTCAAGAACCCTAGCAACCCCACCCACCCTCACCAAGGGTAATTTACAGTGAGCAATTAACCCTTCAATCAGCAGGGCACCCAGGAAAATCCCACATAGTCACTAGGATGACGTGCAAGCTGCAGAGAGCACCAGAGGTCACGACTGAACTTGGATTGCCGGCATTGAGGTAGTTGTTCCACCGCTGTACCACCATGCTGctcttttttaaaaactgaagGCTTAGTGCAAAGCTCTGCAGCACCAGCGATCAAGATTTAATTCCcattactgtctgtaaggagtttgtacattctccctgtgactgtatggctttcctccaggtgctctggtttcctctcacagcccaaagacataggGGGTAGGGTTACTgagctgtgagcatgctatgttggtgccaggagCATAGGGATGATCATGGGCTGCCCAGAACATCCTTGATCATTGATGCAAAATGACGAATTtcattatatgtttcaatgtacatgtgataagtaaaactAATCTCAAACTGACAAAAAACTTATCAACCCAGAATCAATTTGCATTCACACAAATTCAGAGCAGGTGAAACATACACGATTTCTCATCCCAACTCAATCTGAATCCTTACTTAGTAAGGATTTAATGTTCCCAATATCAATGCTATCGCAAAGAGATGTTGGAAAGCTGTGCCTAACTTTCAGCCTATCTTGCCCCAAACTGCTGGAATTACACAGCTGATACTTATACATCAGGAAACATGAGGGAGAAATGTAAAAACAAACCATTGACACCAGGAGAGATGAACAAAAATGCAGGTTCAGTGGGAATTTTACAGGAGGCAATAGGGGTTGTATCATCTCTGGACTGTACCTCTAGTACATAAAAGTACCAATGCTAAAATCAGAGGGAGTGGATTGAGAAGGATTCCACAGACAGACACAAACATACAAGTGCAGTGCTTAGAGGTGGCTCTGGGGATAAAACTCATTTCCAACCTCGATGCTGTTGATCAGTCAGTCACATGGAACCTCcgtggataataataataactcaTTTAAAGGCCACTTTCCATACAATGTAGTTCAAAATGCATTAGAATAGGATAAAAgtacaaacataaaaataaaagacaaaaaggcaCTAGTTGAAAGCAAGGTTAACTAAACAGGTTTTGAGCTGGCGCTTAAGTCAGCATCCCATATAGTTTTAactattgaattccacagtttaggagtgtaGCTCAAAAAACCTCACCTGCCAATGATCTTTTGACACTGGCAGAAGATGATCCTGACAGCTCAAGCAGGATTATAAACcaaaaatgattctgtgatgtaatCTGGTCCTAGATCATTAAGagttttaaaaacaagtaagagaactttataATCCATTCCACAAAACGCCACATTAGGAGTGAAATTTGGGATTAACTGTATGGTGGCATGTGACCAGTactcacactcagacacaggctAATGTAGCATCAATGAGGTACACAAAACAACATAAAAAGCTTGCTCCATGGTCACCTTGCCATATAGTATTAATATAGTCAAGAATTCTACACTATTTCACCATAATTCATAATGACAATAGCTGATCATTTGTCCCCTTTCAAGAGTTCCCATTCCCAACAGAATATCAATTTCAAACCTCAGCAGTGGGGAAATAACACAAGTCAGTGGCTAAGTTTTGGTTTAATAGTACCTGCTATAGTAATCTCATATTTCTCCTCACTACCTAGTCTACCTTCTAGTCTACCTTctctcacatcattctctgcacctGGAAAGAGGCAGACTCCAGGGTTTTCGTGCCCTCTCCAGCAAAATAAGCAACACCTACACCAATTTGCAGGCACCTCTCCTACCACTTCCAGATTCTCATTTGCCTTGCAATTTCTATTTCACTTCCCCGATAATATTTCTTCCTAAAGTCTCCAACAAGCAATCACCAGGGAAAATCAAGAATGAGAGAAAAACCATCCATATACATTTTCAGGAATCTGGGGTAGGCAAGAGGAACATAGACAAGTCAAAAGAAAGCTGATCTTTTCCCTCGTTCCTATGCCTTGCCAGGGGTGGAGGTACAGGgacatacagtattgtgcaaaagtctttggcacaaaGTCTAGGGTGTAGTTGTCAACGTGGAGtgcagagcaagtttgtaaatttggcagaatcaaaggatgttgggaatggtgaggcagagggccacgggaggggtgtgggacaggtggcagagaaggaatgccaggggttggggggaggtgacatggatgcagacacacccagccctgagataccacaCAAGGGCATTTAagtccaaataattggtttatggATCATTACACAATggatctctggtgcttcccactccctcccttctccttttcccaaccatgattcccctcaccctgccccttcccactttcagtccacaatagagacctacatcagaatcaggtttatcatcactcacatgtcatgaaatgtgttttttttcatggcagcaatacagtgcaatgcataaaattaccacagtactgttCTAAAGTCTtgagcacatatatatagctaggggtgcctaagacttttgcagagttctgtacattaggggcatttaagaaactctgaaATAGGCAATTGGATGATAGGAAAAAAACCAgaaggctatgtgggaaggaagagttagattgatcttacataGGTTAAAAAgtaggcacaacatcgtgggctgaagggactgccACTGTGCTGGAACTTTCCTTGAATATCTCCATGAACCAAGGAGATACCCACCTACAACACTCAAGGCACGCACATCCACGAGAAAATCAAATCACCTTTCATCTCCTATAACACGGTaagcatgctatgctggtgccagaatGAGTGACAACACTCACAGTCTACCCTCCACCTCTCTCCCAGTACATCCCccagtgtgttggttgttattgcaaacaacacatttcactgtatgttttgagatGCACTTGACAAACTTCAATCTTGAATCTATCATGTGTAGTAAAACTGCCAAAAACATTAGTGTTAGCACTTGAGATGACTAATTTCCTTAAAATGGCTCACTGACGTCATCCGTCAAAGTTGAATTTCCCTGCTAAACATtgttcagaatcaaatttattatcaccggcatatgtcgtgaaatttgttaacttagcagcagcagttcaatgcaatacataatcgagcagagagaaaaaaatatataaaataaaaataataataatatataaacaagtaaatcaattatgtatattgaacagattaaaaaaacttgcaaaaacagaaatactgtatattaaaaggtagtgttcaaagcttcaatgtccatttaggaatcggatctTCCTACGACAATCAGTGAAAGTTTG of the Mobula birostris isolate sMobBir1 chromosome 3, sMobBir1.hap1, whole genome shotgun sequence genome contains:
- the scxa gene encoding basic helix-loop-helix transcription factor scleraxis — translated: MSFAMLRSVPSRCLYPEISMLSEGDEELDSESSGSETSFSLGPYGGAGGKRKRKARVPGVIRQRQAANARERDRTNSVNMAFTALRTLIPTEPADRKLSKIETLRLASSYISHLGNVLLLGEAGDGQPCHTSTSSYYPGSRVTETESSQPKQICTFCLSNQRRMNKERDRKSTIRN